The proteins below are encoded in one region of Helianthus annuus cultivar XRQ/B chromosome 2, HanXRQr2.0-SUNRISE, whole genome shotgun sequence:
- the LOC110894136 gene encoding uncharacterized protein LOC110894136, giving the protein MRDFLTHKRKNETLQLVNLSEEWSAVLLNKLPQKKIDPGSFTIPYSIGGTPIHNALADLGAIINLMPASMFDRLGLGKTSPTKMSIQLADMSINYPQGVAENLLVKVRDFVFPVDFVILDMGEDTKVPLFLGRPFLATAHALVDMSDGKLTLRVRDEETTRSTTWMS; this is encoded by the coding sequence atgagagACTTTCTCACTCACAAAAGGAAAAATGAAACactgcaattagttaatttaagtgAAGAATGGTCTGCCgtgctactcaacaaactcccacaaaagaaaaTCGACCCCGGAAGCTTCACCATCCCTTATTCCATTGGGGGAACACCTATACACAATGcgctagccgaccttggggctatcATCAATCTCATGCCCGCTTCAATGTTTGACCGACTCGGACTAGGTAAGACAAGCCCCACaaagatgagcatacaactcgccgataTGTCTATCAACTACCCACAAGGTGTCGCCGAAAATCTGTTGGTAAAAGTCAGAGACTTTGTCTTCCCGGTCgattttgtcatactcgatatggggGAAGACACCAAAGTACCACTATTTCTAGGAAGACCATTCCTTGCTACCGCTCATGCGTTGGTAGATATGAGTGATGGGAAGTTAACattaagggtcagagatgaagaaacgacccggtcaactacatggaTGTCATAG